Proteins encoded together in one Nostoc sp. PCC 7524 window:
- a CDS encoding iron-siderophore ABC transporter substrate-binding protein: MIAFLYKYIALVLLTAILMAACQGDIAVQPKLESNLPQSSDCRVVEHAVGKTKICGKPQKIAVLEPKMLSLVLALDVQPVAYADAYLVRSPKFDNPSQQIPYLGRFVTSQPINLGDRDRPSLEALTLLKPDLILGMNFQENQLLPAIAPTVLIDNDKNWQDNIKIIAKALNSQKNISSIITSQQQQLAKVRTQLAPLINTHPRVLNIVCSQAMDYIEVRYNGNTIELLETIGFQTVLPPGIERKLGLRPQINLETLAQLDADIIIVSTWLDNWNGESTYKVPLQELKEKWAKNPLLHNSQAWREGRVYFVDYTLWSGVIGAPIANTLILEELPALLLSYTASQ, encoded by the coding sequence GTGATCGCTTTCTTATATAAATACATTGCCTTGGTTTTACTCACAGCCATCTTGATGGCAGCTTGTCAAGGTGATATTGCTGTTCAACCTAAGTTAGAAAGTAATTTACCACAGTCTTCTGATTGTCGAGTGGTAGAACACGCAGTAGGAAAAACCAAGATTTGCGGTAAACCTCAAAAAATCGCGGTTCTCGAACCTAAGATGCTGAGTCTGGTGTTAGCCTTGGATGTGCAACCTGTTGCTTACGCCGATGCTTATTTAGTGCGATCGCCTAAATTTGATAACCCTAGCCAACAGATTCCCTATTTAGGAAGATTCGTCACCAGTCAACCGATTAATTTAGGCGATCGCGATCGTCCCTCCCTAGAAGCGTTGACTCTACTCAAACCCGATTTGATTTTAGGCATGAACTTTCAGGAAAATCAGTTATTGCCTGCGATCGCCCCAACTGTCTTGATAGATAATGATAAAAACTGGCAGGACAACATTAAAATTATCGCCAAAGCTCTTAATAGTCAGAAAAATATCTCATCAATCATCACCTCACAACAGCAACAGCTAGCTAAAGTCCGCACTCAATTAGCCCCTCTCATCAATACCCATCCGCGAGTGCTAAATATTGTTTGCAGTCAAGCGATGGACTATATAGAGGTTAGATACAATGGAAATACGATTGAACTCCTAGAAACAATAGGCTTTCAGACTGTATTGCCCCCAGGTATAGAACGAAAATTAGGGTTAAGACCACAGATTAATCTAGAAACTCTGGCTCAACTCGACGCAGATATTATTATTGTTAGTACCTGGCTAGATAATTGGAATGGTGAATCTACTTACAAAGTTCCCCTCCAAGAACTCAAGGAAAAATGGGCGAAAAATCCCCTCTTGCACAATTCACAAGCTTGGAGAGAAGGACGAGTTTACTTTGTAGACTACACTCTATGGAGTGGTGTAATTGGCGCACCTATTGCCAATACTCTCATCTTGGAAGAACTACCCGCACTCTTGCTTTCATACACAGCATCCCAATAA
- a CDS encoding helix-turn-helix domain-containing protein, whose amino-acid sequence MVLILQESADCYQPLTENNNTPQSTIWQAHIHDPQGFSHGYRQWFHLRPGISLLTDNYQLNDDLIVEKISSPNCLWLELSFSIFGNNNNEDVYSGQNFLYVYRELGKAGYTKWQAQERILKFDIHIEYSQIQKLLAHQMDVLPLSFRQMFEKNDDEPNYRNFGITTHEMQTVLRQILNCPYQGLTKQLYLEGKILELLALRLEYLQENPNFNRNTTLKSHQLDSIYHARDILINNINNPPSLINLARQVGLNDCTLKKGFQEVFGTTVFGYLHEYRMEQAKELLLEKKMNVTQVAQIVGYEARTSFIRAFRKKFGVSPTAYVQKNSA is encoded by the coding sequence ATGGTACTTATCCTTCAGGAATCAGCAGATTGTTATCAACCATTGACAGAAAATAACAACACTCCGCAATCAACTATCTGGCAAGCTCACATACATGATCCGCAAGGTTTCAGTCATGGTTATAGACAATGGTTTCATTTGCGCCCAGGAATATCTCTGCTCACTGATAACTATCAGTTAAATGACGATTTAATTGTGGAGAAAATATCTTCTCCTAACTGTCTGTGGTTAGAGTTGAGTTTTAGTATATTTGGTAATAATAATAATGAAGATGTCTACTCAGGACAAAATTTCTTATATGTATATAGAGAATTAGGCAAAGCTGGTTATACTAAATGGCAAGCTCAGGAAAGAATTTTAAAGTTTGATATTCATATTGAATATTCACAAATTCAAAAATTACTTGCTCATCAAATGGATGTATTGCCTCTAAGCTTTAGACAAATGTTTGAAAAGAACGATGATGAGCCTAATTATCGGAATTTTGGCATTACCACCCACGAAATGCAAACTGTTTTACGTCAAATTTTAAATTGTCCATATCAAGGTTTGACAAAACAACTTTATTTGGAAGGTAAAATATTAGAATTATTAGCTTTACGTTTAGAATATCTACAAGAAAATCCTAATTTTAATAGAAACACGACTTTGAAATCTCATCAACTTGATAGTATTTATCATGCAAGAGATATTTTAATTAATAATATCAATAACCCACCTTCATTAATAAATTTAGCCCGGCAGGTAGGATTAAATGATTGCACACTAAAAAAAGGTTTTCAAGAGGTATTCGGTACTACAGTTTTTGGATATTTACACGAATATCGAATGGAACAGGCGAAAGAATTACTCTTAGAAAAGAAAATGAATGTGACTCAAGTAGCTCAAATCGTCGGCTACGAAGCACGTACTTCTTTTATCAGGGCTTTCCGTAAAAAGTTCGGTGTGAGTCCTACTGCTTATGTGCAAAAAAATTCCGCTTAG
- a CDS encoding TonB-dependent siderophore receptor, whose amino-acid sequence MLIKPGLLNSLCLATIVSIFISNQTVRAEVNTTRNKSPQLSKGVSILVQAPTNEIVEVTGVKANPTEKGVEVILQTTSGEKLQLVNRSQGNAYIADIPNAQLRLPSGDSFTFTSPKPVEGISEITVSNVDANTIRVTVTGEAGLPVVELFDSDEGLILGVAIAAPSQTQVTPTPELEQPAATTDQPIELVVTGQQDSYRVQNAATATRTDTPLRDIPQSIQVIPRQVIEDQRATQLNEALRNVSGVQPSNSAGRTRDRFVIRGFDDFNSVIRDGFKENTSVYRETANIERIEVLKGPASVLFGQLEPGGVINVITKQPQREPFLTMGLEAGSYGFFRPTVDFNSPLNDSKTLRLRVNAAVEVSESFRDFDKETSRFFIAPVLAWDIGDSLRDSSASRTNLVFDLEYLKDSRPFDRGLVALGDRVAEIPFNRILGEPFDSKEVEDLRIGTRFEHGFNDNWKLRSAFRIVSTQTSSFVTEPGSLDEATGLLSRDFGVDRPTPDETYAFQTDLIGKFKTGGIEHELVIGFDFNRQTNFVDDRRSAPAPAIDIFNPIYLTARPNIESDPFRGLFAADNIGIYIQDQIKLAENLKLLIGGRYDFANQSFLSIVDGVKFFDISDQAFSPRIGIVYQPIAPLSLYASYSRSFAQNFGIQRDNSRIEPERGTQYEVGVRGEFLDGKLITSLAGYEITKTNVSTPDPADLNFSIPVGEVRSRGIEFDIAGELVKGWNIIASYAYTDAKITEDNTDVKGNRLNRVPENSASIWTTYELQSGALQGLGMGVGLFFVGERQGDLSNSFTVPGYTRTDAALFYRRDNWNIGLNFKNIFDVNYIESTTSRASIDAGIPFTVIGSLSVKF is encoded by the coding sequence ATGTTGATTAAACCAGGTTTATTAAATAGTTTGTGCTTGGCGACAATAGTATCAATTTTCATCAGTAATCAAACTGTACGGGCAGAGGTAAACACGACACGCAATAAATCTCCTCAACTGAGTAAAGGTGTCTCAATACTGGTGCAAGCACCGACAAATGAAATTGTAGAAGTAACAGGCGTGAAAGCGAATCCCACAGAAAAAGGTGTGGAGGTGATTCTACAGACTACCTCTGGGGAAAAACTACAACTGGTAAATCGCAGTCAAGGTAACGCATATATTGCTGATATTCCTAATGCACAGTTACGTTTACCTAGTGGTGATAGTTTTACATTCACTTCCCCAAAGCCAGTGGAGGGAATTAGTGAGATCACAGTTAGTAATGTCGATGCTAATACGATTAGGGTGACAGTCACAGGTGAGGCGGGATTACCTGTAGTAGAGTTATTTGATAGTGATGAGGGTTTGATTTTGGGAGTGGCGATCGCAGCACCATCACAGACACAAGTTACACCAACACCAGAACTAGAACAACCAGCAGCTACAACTGATCAGCCTATTGAACTGGTAGTAACAGGACAACAAGATAGCTATCGTGTACAGAATGCTGCGACTGCGACTAGGACTGATACACCCTTGCGCGATATTCCCCAATCAATTCAAGTGATTCCTCGGCAGGTGATTGAGGATCAACGCGCTACCCAGTTGAATGAAGCATTGCGGAATGTCAGTGGTGTACAGCCATCCAACAGTGCGGGGAGAACGCGCGATCGCTTTGTCATTCGGGGATTTGATGATTTCAATTCAGTAATTCGAGATGGGTTTAAAGAAAATACCTCTGTATATAGAGAAACTGCCAATATTGAACGCATAGAAGTGTTAAAAGGCCCGGCTTCTGTCTTATTTGGACAACTAGAACCAGGGGGAGTAATTAACGTTATTACCAAGCAACCCCAGAGAGAACCCTTTTTAACTATGGGTTTAGAGGCGGGAAGTTATGGCTTTTTCCGTCCAACAGTTGATTTTAACAGTCCTCTCAACGACTCTAAAACCTTGCGTTTGCGAGTTAATGCAGCTGTAGAAGTTTCCGAATCCTTCCGTGACTTTGACAAAGAGACTAGCCGCTTTTTTATTGCGCCTGTATTAGCATGGGACATTGGCGATTCCCTTCGGGATAGCTCCGCTTCACGCACAAATTTAGTCTTTGACCTAGAATACTTAAAAGACTCTCGACCATTTGATCGGGGTTTAGTAGCATTAGGCGATCGCGTTGCTGAGATTCCCTTCAATCGCATCTTAGGCGAACCCTTTGATTCTAAAGAAGTAGAAGACTTAAGGATTGGTACTCGCTTTGAGCATGGCTTCAATGATAACTGGAAACTGCGCTCTGCCTTCCGAATTGTCTCCACACAAACATCTAGTTTTGTAACTGAACCCGGTAGTTTGGATGAAGCCACAGGTTTATTATCTCGTGATTTTGGTGTAGATCGACCTACACCTGATGAAACCTACGCTTTTCAAACTGATCTGATCGGTAAATTTAAAACTGGTGGGATTGAACACGAACTTGTAATTGGCTTTGACTTTAACCGCCAAACTAACTTCGTTGACGATCGCCGCAGCGCACCAGCACCCGCTATTGATATTTTCAACCCAATCTATTTGACTGCTAGACCCAATATAGAATCAGATCCGTTTCGGGGTTTATTTGCAGCAGATAACATTGGTATCTATATCCAAGACCAAATTAAACTGGCAGAAAATCTCAAACTCCTCATTGGCGGACGTTACGATTTTGCCAATCAGAGTTTCCTGAGTATTGTCGATGGCGTGAAATTCTTTGATATATCCGATCAAGCATTTAGCCCCCGCATAGGCATAGTATATCAACCAATTGCACCCCTCTCTCTCTACGCCAGTTATAGCCGTTCCTTCGCGCAAAACTTCGGGATTCAACGGGATAACTCACGCATAGAACCAGAACGAGGAACACAATACGAAGTTGGTGTAAGAGGAGAATTTTTAGATGGTAAATTAATTACGAGTTTAGCGGGTTATGAGATTACCAAAACCAATGTTTCCACACCAGATCCCGCAGATTTAAACTTTTCTATTCCCGTTGGCGAAGTGCGGAGTCGAGGGATTGAATTTGATATTGCTGGAGAACTGGTTAAAGGCTGGAATATTATTGCTTCCTACGCCTATACAGATGCCAAAATTACAGAAGATAATACCGATGTGAAAGGAAATCGTCTCAATCGAGTGCCAGAAAATAGTGCTAGTATTTGGACAACCTACGAATTGCAAAGTGGGGCTTTGCAAGGTTTGGGTATGGGTGTGGGACTATTTTTTGTAGGTGAACGCCAAGGAGACTTAAGTAATTCCTTTACCGTTCCCGGTTACACCCGCACTGATGCTGCTTTGTTCTATCGTCGAGATAACTGGAATATAGGTCTCAATTTTAAAAACATTTTTGATGTTAACTATATTGAGTCCACCACATCCCGCGCATCAATTGATGCTGGTATTCCTTTTACGGTTATCGGTTCGTTATCTGTAAAATTTTAA
- a CDS encoding TonB-dependent receptor plug domain-containing protein, with amino-acid sequence MKLDKLFPNLLLTSAIPLTMGILFATPTQAKTVGEDKIKLSVTNARILAQTPAPTQQTLILITGVKANSTAKGVEVILETSQGEQLQVTNRSTGNNFIADITTGQLQLPNGDAFTYRSEKPLEGITEITVANLDANTVRVTVVGETALPAVELFDDDAGLILAVESSSIATQPPETPTNDTPPVEPTAQQDEPIELVVTGEQDRYRVPNASTATKTDTPVRDIPGSIQVIPRQILEDQKTTRIQEALENVSGVNKQGNYGGTDAGGYKIRGFDQDGNFRNGFNDTDFYSLVDPANIDRIEVLKGPASVLFGQAEPGGIINVVTKQPLRTPYYAAELNVGNYAFYRPSFDISGPLTDDGSLLYRLNVAYQNSGSFRDYNFLERVFVAPVITWNISDRTSLTFDLEYQDNDYLFDRGIPSLGDRPAPIPISRFVGLPHVYDDSTFRVGYRLEHEFSKDWQLRNAFSFVSGKSSGTYAYGGYDLVDDQFAPIYVSRDEFTRDIYTLQTEVVGKFKTGSIVLAAT; translated from the coding sequence ATGAAGTTAGATAAATTATTTCCAAACTTGCTGCTGACAAGTGCGATACCTTTGACAATGGGTATTTTATTCGCCACTCCCACACAAGCCAAGACAGTGGGAGAGGATAAAATCAAACTTTCTGTAACTAATGCTCGCATTTTGGCACAAACTCCAGCCCCCACTCAACAGACTCTGATTCTCATTACAGGAGTAAAAGCAAATTCCACTGCAAAAGGAGTGGAAGTAATTTTAGAGACAAGTCAAGGGGAGCAACTGCAAGTTACTAATCGCAGCACGGGAAATAATTTTATTGCAGATATTACTACAGGGCAATTGCAACTACCCAACGGAGATGCTTTTACATATCGCTCAGAAAAACCTCTAGAGGGAATTACAGAGATAACAGTTGCAAATCTTGACGCGAATACCGTACGAGTTACGGTAGTTGGTGAAACAGCCTTACCTGCGGTTGAGTTATTTGATGATGATGCAGGGTTGATTTTGGCTGTTGAATCTTCAAGCATAGCTACACAACCACCAGAAACACCAACTAATGATACACCTCCAGTAGAACCCACAGCCCAACAAGATGAACCAATTGAGTTAGTAGTAACGGGAGAACAAGACAGATATCGCGTACCCAACGCCTCAACTGCGACTAAAACCGATACGCCTGTGCGCGATATTCCTGGTTCGATTCAAGTGATCCCTCGTCAAATCTTAGAAGACCAAAAAACCACGCGCATACAAGAAGCTTTGGAGAATGTTAGTGGTGTCAACAAACAAGGTAATTATGGTGGTACAGATGCGGGTGGATATAAAATTCGTGGTTTCGATCAGGATGGCAACTTCCGCAATGGTTTTAATGATACTGACTTTTATTCTTTGGTAGACCCAGCTAACATCGATCGCATCGAAGTTCTCAAAGGCCCGGCTTCGGTACTATTCGGTCAGGCTGAACCAGGAGGAATTATCAATGTTGTCACCAAACAACCCCTGAGAACTCCTTATTATGCGGCTGAGTTGAATGTGGGTAATTATGCCTTTTATCGCCCTAGTTTTGATATTTCTGGGCCACTTACAGATGATGGTTCACTGTTGTATCGGTTGAACGTAGCTTATCAAAATTCGGGGAGTTTTCGAGATTATAACTTTCTAGAACGTGTATTTGTCGCACCTGTAATTACTTGGAATATTAGCGATCGCACTTCTTTAACCTTTGACTTAGAATACCAGGACAACGATTATCTCTTCGATCGCGGTATTCCTTCCCTGGGAGATAGACCTGCTCCCATCCCTATTAGTCGCTTCGTCGGTTTGCCACACGTTTATGACGATAGCACTTTTCGGGTTGGCTATCGATTAGAGCATGAATTTAGTAAAGACTGGCAACTGCGTAATGCGTTTTCCTTTGTTTCTGGTAAATCCTCTGGAACTTATGCCTATGGTGGATATGATCTAGTTGATGACCAGTTTGCCCCCATATACGTGAGTCGTGATGAGTTCACACGCGACATCTATACTCTACAAACAGAAGTAGTTGGCAAGTTCAAGACGGGATCGATTGTCCTTGCCGCAACGTGA
- a CDS encoding DUF1636 family protein: protein MTKHTLFVCKSCHRSSEELAENERCDGSILLDKITTLSLERFSIEELEIQPVGCLWACSRGCVVAISSPEKPTYLLVDLPPDAENALALLEFAQMYIDNRKGVFMWEKLPKELESVIFASIPSVRTKPEN, encoded by the coding sequence ATGACTAAACACACCCTATTCGTTTGCAAATCTTGCCACCGTTCATCCGAAGAATTAGCAGAAAATGAGCGTTGTGATGGCAGTATTTTACTTGACAAAATTACCACTTTATCATTAGAAAGATTCTCAATAGAAGAACTGGAAATTCAGCCTGTAGGATGTTTATGGGCTTGTAGCCGTGGGTGTGTTGTGGCGATTTCCAGCCCTGAAAAGCCAACCTATTTGCTTGTGGATCTACCTCCAGATGCAGAAAATGCCTTAGCATTACTCGAATTTGCACAGATGTACATTGATAATCGCAAAGGGGTGTTTATGTGGGAAAAACTCCCTAAAGAGTTGGAATCTGTCATTTTTGCAAGTATTCCTTCTGTACGGACAAAGCCTGAAAATTAG
- a CDS encoding helix-turn-helix transcriptional regulator produces the protein MTLVLQESADCHLLSPSNLRDQDCAFQPKTYELQLYDPREMSHGYRRWFHLHPGISLLVDDYKLQENLVVEICPTQPCTYLELGFNLLGHYPSMDLKRGQNFIGLELDTGEACWKEWEAQERVLKLDIHIEYSLFQSLIFLHLNTLPVNFRKLIEKANSDEMNYLQIGRTTPQMQTILQQILNCPYQSLTRQLYLEAKVLELMALRLEDLQDSIGLNTTILKPIQIDSIYQARDILISNFTNPPTLIALARQVNLNDCTLKKGFQQIFGTTVFGYLHNYRMEQAKELLLDAKLTVNQVAQYVGYASRSAFITAFCKKFGVSPSVYSRKNSV, from the coding sequence ATGACCCTTGTTTTACAAGAATCAGCAGATTGTCACCTTTTAAGTCCGTCAAATCTACGAGATCAGGACTGTGCATTTCAGCCAAAAACTTACGAACTTCAGCTATATGACCCAAGGGAGATGAGTCATGGTTATAGGCGTTGGTTTCACTTGCATCCCGGAATTTCTCTTTTAGTAGATGATTATAAGTTGCAAGAAAACCTAGTTGTTGAAATTTGCCCAACTCAACCTTGTACTTATTTAGAATTAGGTTTTAATCTTTTGGGTCATTATCCTAGTATGGATTTAAAAAGAGGACAAAATTTTATCGGATTAGAACTAGATACTGGCGAAGCTTGTTGGAAGGAATGGGAAGCACAGGAAAGGGTTTTAAAATTAGATATTCATATTGAATATTCTTTATTTCAAAGTCTGATATTTCTTCATTTAAATACATTACCTGTCAATTTTAGGAAACTCATTGAAAAAGCTAATAGCGATGAAATGAATTATCTGCAAATTGGCAGGACAACACCCCAAATGCAAACTATCTTGCAACAAATTTTAAATTGTCCATATCAGAGTTTAACGAGGCAACTTTATTTAGAGGCTAAAGTATTAGAATTAATGGCACTACGTTTGGAAGATTTACAAGATTCAATTGGGTTAAATACTACTATTCTCAAGCCGATACAAATCGATAGTATTTATCAAGCTAGAGATATTCTCATTAGTAATTTTACTAATCCCCCAACATTAATAGCGTTAGCACGGCAAGTCAATCTGAATGATTGCACTCTCAAAAAAGGCTTTCAGCAAATATTTGGTACAACTGTCTTTGGTTATTTGCATAACTACCGTATGGAACAAGCCAAAGAATTACTTTTAGATGCCAAGTTAACTGTCAATCAAGTAGCCCAATATGTAGGTTATGCTAGCCGTAGTGCCTTTATAACGGCTTTCTGTAAAAAGTTTGGTGTGAGTCCTAGCGTTTACTCGCGCAAAAATTCCGTTTAA
- a CDS encoding ABC transporter substrate-binding protein encodes MNTWFKYIKLLLVSVCTCLLVTGCNSNVSELPSNQTTSNITTNCRVINHEAGKTQICGQPQKVVALSPPVLDMMLALGVQPAGYAEVDLLNSKVFDRPKEQIPYLGDRITSQPINIGDRGNPSLESLLQLKPDLILGEAAYNETEYQILNKIAPTILINHRDGITPAWQQTISIIAQALGREDKVSAVIAEYEQKISQAKTAIAPIAQHQELLLLAFRGITLNSFTFGAETFAGGLLQDLGFKLVSPKSTEYEVALEVLPKFKSDLIVVMPSGNNNIENAKRQWSQNPILQSISAHNTNRIYFIDYQLASRIRGPIAAELFVTQIYQLLS; translated from the coding sequence ATGAATACTTGGTTTAAGTATATAAAATTATTGCTAGTATCAGTTTGTACTTGTTTGCTAGTGACAGGCTGTAACAGTAACGTATCAGAATTACCAAGTAATCAGACTACCAGCAATATAACTACAAATTGCCGTGTAATTAATCATGAAGCAGGTAAAACGCAGATTTGCGGACAACCTCAAAAAGTTGTAGCTCTGAGTCCGCCTGTGTTAGATATGATGCTTGCTTTGGGTGTGCAACCTGCGGGTTATGCGGAAGTAGACTTGCTCAATAGTAAAGTATTTGATCGACCCAAAGAGCAAATTCCCTACCTTGGCGATCGCATTACCAGCCAACCGATAAATATAGGCGATCGCGGTAATCCTTCTTTAGAAAGTTTATTGCAACTGAAGCCAGATTTGATTTTAGGTGAAGCCGCTTATAACGAAACTGAATACCAAATCTTAAACAAAATTGCACCGACAATTTTAATAAATCATCGAGATGGTATCACTCCAGCTTGGCAACAAACAATCTCAATTATTGCCCAAGCTTTAGGAAGAGAAGACAAAGTATCAGCAGTTATAGCAGAGTATGAGCAGAAAATATCCCAAGCCAAAACTGCGATCGCTCCTATAGCTCAACACCAGGAGTTATTACTGTTAGCATTTAGGGGAATTACTCTCAACTCATTTACCTTTGGAGCAGAAACCTTTGCTGGCGGACTATTACAAGACTTAGGCTTTAAGCTTGTTAGTCCTAAATCCACAGAATATGAAGTGGCGTTGGAAGTATTACCCAAATTTAAGTCCGATTTAATTGTGGTTATGCCTTCAGGAAATAACAATATAGAAAACGCCAAGCGTCAATGGAGTCAAAATCCGATTTTACAGTCTATATCTGCTCACAATACAAATCGAATTTACTTCATTGATTACCAACTAGCCAGTCGCATTCGCGGGCCGATCGCTGCGGAATTGTTTGTTACTCAAATTTATCAATTGCTGTCTTGA